From Geobacter sp., one genomic window encodes:
- the dinB gene encoding DNA polymerase IV: MTQRTIMHLDMNAFFASVEQQSNPELRGKPIAVIGSGRTVVTTASYEARAFGVKTGMNTWQARQQCPQIIFVVGNNRKYTHTSSQIVKIMLEYTPLVEVFSIDEAFLDLTGSLGLFGSAERIAYLLKARIRQRFGLTCSIGIAPNKLLAKLASEMKKPDGLTVIEPGQAQQVLERLPIGELCGIGRKTERQLHLLGIQTCGELGRYPVEILRKRFGIVGDHLSLMGRGIDDAPVIPSEQAEEVKSVGHSMTLEQDIEERDEILKFLLQLSEMVGRRARRYGVRGKTVTLSIRYADFDTWVGRQETLAAPINRSDDIYRAAVAILDTLVLAQPVRLLGVKISNLRYEGDQLPLFEEERKKSRLVSAMDEVNNRFGDFKISFGSLLDGKPGQEKGSLVISPAWRPDGIRNVEVK, encoded by the coding sequence ATGACGCAGCGCACCATCATGCACCTCGACATGAACGCCTTCTTCGCTTCGGTGGAGCAGCAGTCGAACCCTGAACTGCGCGGCAAGCCGATCGCGGTGATCGGTTCGGGACGGACGGTGGTCACCACCGCCTCCTACGAGGCCCGCGCCTTCGGCGTCAAGACCGGGATGAACACCTGGCAGGCGAGGCAGCAGTGCCCGCAGATCATCTTCGTCGTCGGCAACAACCGCAAGTACACCCACACCTCAAGCCAGATCGTCAAAATAATGCTGGAATACACCCCGCTGGTGGAGGTCTTCTCCATCGACGAGGCCTTTCTCGATCTCACCGGCTCCCTCGGCCTGTTCGGCAGCGCAGAGCGGATCGCCTATCTTTTGAAGGCGCGGATCAGGCAGCGCTTCGGCCTCACCTGCTCCATCGGTATCGCCCCCAACAAGCTCCTGGCCAAGCTCGCCTCGGAGATGAAAAAGCCGGACGGCCTGACCGTCATCGAGCCCGGCCAAGCTCAGCAGGTGCTGGAGCGGCTCCCGATCGGGGAGCTGTGCGGTATCGGCAGAAAGACCGAACGGCAGTTGCACCTGCTGGGGATCCAGACCTGCGGCGAACTGGGCCGCTATCCGGTGGAGATCCTGCGGAAGAGATTCGGCATCGTCGGCGACCATCTGAGCCTGATGGGAAGAGGGATCGACGACGCACCGGTGATCCCCTCGGAACAGGCCGAGGAGGTGAAATCGGTGGGGCATTCCATGACCCTGGAGCAGGACATCGAGGAGCGGGACGAGATCCTCAAATTCCTCCTGCAACTGTCGGAGATGGTGGGAAGACGGGCGCGCCGCTACGGCGTCCGGGGAAAGACCGTCACCCTTTCCATCCGCTACGCCGACTTCGACACCTGGGTGGGGAGACAGGAAACCCTCGCCGCCCCTATCAACCGGAGCGACGACATCTACCGGGCAGCCGTGGCCATCCTCGACACCCTGGTCCTCGCCCAGCCGGTGCGGCTCTTGGGGGTAAAGATCAGCAACCTGCGCTACGAAGGCGACCAACTGCCGCTGTTCGAGGAGGAGCGGAAGAAGAGCCGGCTCGTCAGCGCCATGGACGAGGTGAACAACCGCTTTGGCGACTTCAAGATCAGTTTCGGCAGCCTTCTGGACGGGAAGCCGGGGCAAGAGAAAGGGAGCCTGGTCATCTCTCCGGCCTGGCGGCCGGACGGCATCAGGAATGTGGAGGTGAAGTGA
- a CDS encoding Rrf2 family transcriptional regulator, translating to MLSKKTKYGLKALFALARMYNRGPVLIADLAEAEKIPKKFLEYILLTLRNGEILASRKGKGGGYYLAREPRQITIAAAVKVLEGSVAPVACLDNTPAAVCEECVKLATCGIRLAMKDAWDAMSAVMEKTTLADVLDRIDLAEENEKELFNFVI from the coding sequence ATGCTTTCCAAAAAGACCAAATACGGCCTCAAGGCCCTTTTCGCCCTGGCCCGGATGTACAACCGGGGACCGGTGCTCATCGCCGACCTGGCAGAGGCGGAGAAGATACCCAAGAAGTTCCTCGAATACATCCTCCTCACCCTGCGCAACGGCGAGATCCTTGCCAGCAGGAAGGGAAAGGGTGGAGGCTATTACCTGGCCAGGGAGCCGCGCCAGATCACCATCGCCGCCGCCGTCAAGGTGCTGGAAGGGTCGGTTGCACCGGTTGCCTGCCTGGACAACACCCCAGCAGCGGTCTGCGAAGAGTGCGTCAAACTGGCCACCTGCGGGATCAGGCTGGCAATGAAGGATGCCTGGGACGCCATGTCCGCTGTCATGGAGAAGACCACCCTGGCGGATGTGCTCGACCGGATCGACCTGGCAGAAGAAAACGAAAAAGAGTTGTTCAACTTCGTGATCTAA
- the cysK gene encoding cysteine synthase A produces MSRIYEDNSRSIGNTPLVRLNNLTKGAGATVLAKVEGRNPAYSVKCRIGASMIWDAEERGILKPGVEIIEPTSGNTGIALAYVAAARGYRLTLTMPETMSIERRRVLAALGANLILTPGSEGMKGAIGKAEEIAASDPARWFIPQQFKNPANPAIHEKTTGPEIWNDTDGGIDVLVAGVGTGGTISGISRYIKRTRGKEILSVAVEPRESPVISQTLAGEPLKPGPHKIQGIGAGFIPDTLDLSVIDRVEQVTGDEAIEFARRLAREEGLLVGISCGAAVAAAVRLAFASEFNGKTIVVILPDGAERYLSTPLFEGI; encoded by the coding sequence ATGTCCCGCATCTACGAAGACAATTCCCGTTCCATCGGCAACACCCCGCTGGTCAGACTGAACAATCTCACCAAAGGGGCCGGGGCAACGGTCCTGGCCAAGGTGGAGGGGCGAAACCCCGCCTACTCGGTCAAGTGCCGCATCGGCGCCAGCATGATCTGGGATGCGGAGGAACGCGGCATCCTCAAGCCGGGGGTGGAGATCATCGAACCGACCAGCGGCAATACCGGCATTGCCCTTGCTTACGTGGCTGCGGCCCGCGGCTACCGGTTGACTCTCACCATGCCCGAAACCATGAGCATCGAGCGCAGGCGGGTGCTGGCGGCCCTGGGGGCAAACCTGATCCTCACTCCCGGCAGCGAGGGGATGAAGGGGGCCATCGGCAAAGCCGAGGAGATCGCCGCGTCCGACCCGGCGCGTTGGTTCATTCCCCAGCAGTTCAAGAACCCGGCAAACCCGGCAATTCACGAGAAGACCACCGGCCCCGAGATCTGGAACGACACCGACGGCGGCATTGACGTGCTGGTCGCGGGGGTGGGGACCGGCGGCACCATCAGCGGCATCTCGCGTTACATCAAACGGACGCGCGGCAAAGAGATCCTTTCTGTTGCGGTAGAACCGAGGGAAAGCCCGGTGATCAGCCAGACACTGGCCGGTGAGCCTTTGAAACCGGGGCCGCACAAGATCCAGGGGATCGGCGCCGGCTTCATCCCCGACACCCTGGACCTCTCGGTGATTGACCGGGTGGAGCAGGTGACCGGCGACGAGGCCATCGAGTTTGCCAGGCGGCTGGCCAGGGAGGAAGGGCTGCTGGTGGGGATCTCCTGTGGGGCGGCAGTGGCAGCCGCGGTCCGGCTCGCCTTCGCCTCGGAGTTCAACGGCAAGACCATCGTGGTGATCCTCCCCGACGGAGCGGAGCGGTATCTGTCCACCCCCCTGTTCGAGGGGATCTGA